The following proteins are encoded in a genomic region of Maribacter hydrothermalis:
- a CDS encoding RagB/SusD family nutrient uptake outer membrane protein encodes MKKRKLVLLGLLTVALIPISCNEDFLETQPLDSISADATWADGALSQAFVFNVYSSLGYGGFEEEGLASLTDEAMFTHSGRGINVITEGSLSPAGTGNVNIIPQWNELYLAVRKANIAIQELPNATFDDQTLKDRLLGEAHFLRAYYYHQLMRYYGGAPLIDTPYGLDEDYSVARSTFAENVDFIVADLDQAISLLDGKDITAGRASKLSAMGLKSRVLIYAASDLRDGPTASAKSSVLGSYSNLDLVAYTSGDRAARWNTAKAAAKAVLDETTGYKLDLTAPATAEEATQTHVSISMGGGSAIGDPAARAELLFERTHTPLFTVESNWPLGGIHQGINNGPNGYHNWAGNTPIQQLVDDYQMMDGSDFDWNNPEHAAAPYENRDPRLSATILYDGSGWKPRPDDVAAIDPFDEIQTGTYADGSGGIIAGVDMRDSPIENWNGSRTGYYVRKFIDADPAVVDNQSSAQVVPWPFIRYTEIVLNYVEASIATGDEGEARNWLNKIRFRAGMPAITVSGADLLNTYINERRIELAYEEHRYHDARRWMIADQTLGRGIKVMKVSATLKAGATPRSPYQHDTSVYDYTYTVVDNNDNETRTWDDKMYYMPISRDEINRNELLVQNPGY; translated from the coding sequence ATGAAAAAAAGAAAATTAGTACTCTTAGGTCTGTTAACGGTAGCCTTAATACCGATATCGTGTAACGAAGACTTTTTAGAAACCCAACCATTAGATTCCATATCGGCTGATGCCACTTGGGCAGATGGTGCATTGTCACAAGCTTTTGTATTTAATGTGTATTCATCCCTTGGCTATGGAGGGTTTGAAGAAGAAGGGCTTGCGTCTCTAACAGACGAAGCAATGTTTACGCACTCTGGAAGAGGTATTAACGTTATTACCGAAGGCTCACTTTCTCCAGCGGGGACAGGTAACGTAAATATAATACCACAATGGAATGAGTTGTATTTGGCAGTTAGAAAGGCAAATATTGCCATACAAGAATTACCAAATGCAACGTTTGATGATCAAACTTTAAAAGATCGCTTACTTGGTGAAGCTCATTTTTTAAGAGCATATTATTATCATCAATTAATGCGATACTATGGAGGTGCGCCGTTAATTGACACGCCTTATGGCTTGGACGAAGACTATTCGGTAGCAAGAAGTACCTTTGCAGAAAATGTAGATTTTATTGTTGCTGATTTAGATCAGGCAATTTCCTTGTTAGACGGAAAAGACATTACCGCCGGTAGAGCATCTAAGTTAAGCGCTATGGGTCTTAAATCAAGAGTTTTGATTTATGCGGCAAGCGACTTACGTGACGGTCCAACGGCAAGTGCTAAATCGTCAGTTTTAGGAAGTTATTCCAATCTTGATTTAGTTGCGTACACATCTGGCGACAGAGCTGCACGTTGGAATACAGCGAAAGCTGCGGCGAAAGCTGTTTTAGATGAAACAACGGGTTATAAATTGGATTTAACCGCACCAGCAACTGCCGAAGAAGCTACACAAACCCATGTTTCTATTTCTATGGGTGGCGGAAGCGCTATAGGTGATCCGGCTGCTAGAGCAGAATTATTATTTGAACGTACACATACTCCATTATTTACCGTAGAAAGTAATTGGCCTTTGGGTGGAATTCACCAAGGTATAAATAACGGCCCTAACGGTTATCATAACTGGGCGGGCAACACTCCAATTCAACAATTGGTAGATGATTATCAAATGATGGATGGTTCTGATTTCGACTGGAATAATCCCGAACATGCCGCAGCTCCTTATGAAAATAGAGACCCTAGATTATCGGCGACTATTCTTTACGATGGTTCGGGTTGGAAACCTAGACCAGATGACGTTGCTGCTATTGATCCTTTTGATGAAATTCAAACAGGAACCTATGCTGATGGAAGTGGCGGTATTATAGCTGGTGTTGATATGCGTGATTCGCCTATTGAAAACTGGAATGGTAGTAGAACAGGATATTATGTTCGAAAATTTATTGATGCAGATCCAGCTGTGGTTGACAATCAATCGAGTGCACAAGTAGTTCCTTGGCCATTTATTAGATATACCGAAATAGTTCTTAATTACGTTGAAGCTTCTATTGCAACTGGCGATGAAGGCGAAGCTAGGAACTGGCTGAATAAAATTCGTTTTAGAGCTGGTATGCCTGCAATTACTGTTTCTGGTGCAGACTTGTTAAATACCTATATAAACGAAAGAAGAATTGAATTAGCTTATGAAGAGCACAGATACCACGATGCCAGAAGATGGATGATTGCCGATCAAACTTTAGGTCGCGGTATTAAAGTGATGAAAGTATCTGCAACTTTAAAAGCAGGTGCAACCCCAAGATCTCCGTATCAACATGATACTTCAGTTTATGATTATACATACACCGTAGTTGATAACAATGATAACGAAACAAGAACTTGGGACGACAAAATGTACTACATGCCAATAAGCAGAGATGAAATCAACCGTAATGAACTATTAGTTCAGAATCCCGGTTATTAA
- a CDS encoding lycopene cyclase family protein, with translation MNTYDYIIIGAGASGLLLADAMGKDTFFIDKKILILDKDAKNTNDRTWCFWEKGNGKFDAILYKKWDMLHFEGAQFSKRNAIAPYSYKMIKGIDFYNYYLGNLKEYTNITFIHDEVLELKETSTEVVVVTQHHQFTGTYIFSSLFDYKMATRQKKYPVLQQHFVGWEIKTDRPVFNASEVTYMDFSIPQKENTRFMYVLPYSTDTALIEYTLFSKNRLPKEEYEHAIKEYILERYKCNSYEIIEKEAGSIPMTAYDFREHHTNRIRYIGTAGGWAKPSTGYTLMSTTKKIPQLVELIKQGKPLQRLKLKNKFRFYDMLFLDVLSKNNANGHLIFESIFKSLKPQKVFKFLDEETNLKEDITYINSCPKLPFIKALFKRIF, from the coding sequence ATGAATACGTACGATTACATTATTATTGGCGCTGGCGCATCTGGTCTATTATTAGCAGATGCTATGGGAAAAGATACTTTTTTTATAGATAAAAAGATTCTTATTCTTGACAAAGACGCTAAAAACACAAATGATCGTACTTGGTGTTTTTGGGAAAAAGGAAATGGTAAATTCGATGCTATCCTATATAAAAAATGGGATATGCTTCATTTTGAAGGAGCTCAATTTTCGAAAAGAAATGCAATTGCTCCTTACTCCTATAAAATGATAAAGGGAATTGATTTTTACAATTACTATTTAGGTAATCTTAAGGAATATACAAACATTACTTTTATACATGATGAAGTTCTTGAACTTAAGGAAACCAGCACTGAAGTCGTTGTAGTAACCCAACATCACCAATTTACAGGAACATATATCTTCTCTAGCCTTTTTGATTATAAGATGGCTACCCGGCAAAAAAAATATCCGGTTTTACAACAACATTTTGTGGGTTGGGAAATAAAAACAGATAGGCCTGTCTTCAATGCTTCTGAGGTAACATATATGGATTTTTCAATTCCACAAAAAGAAAATACACGCTTTATGTATGTACTGCCATATAGTACTGATACTGCTTTAATAGAATATACCTTATTCTCAAAAAACAGATTACCCAAAGAGGAATATGAGCATGCAATTAAAGAATACATATTAGAAAGGTATAAATGTAATTCTTATGAAATAATAGAAAAAGAAGCTGGTAGTATACCCATGACCGCATATGATTTTAGAGAACACCATACCAATAGAATAAGATATATTGGCACTGCTGGCGGATGGGCTAAACCTAGCACAGGATACACACTAATGAGTACTACAAAAAAAATTCCGCAGCTAGTAGAATTAATTAAACAAGGAAAACCATTACAGAGGCTAAAACTTAAAAATAAGTTTAGGTTTTATGATATGCTGTTTCTCGATGTTTTAAGTAAAAACAATGCCAATGGACATCTAATTTTTGAATCAATTTTCAAATCCTTAAAACCGCAAAAAGTATTTAAATTTCTAGATGAAGAAACAAATCTTAAAGAAGACATTACTTATATAAATTCATGCCCAAAACTTCCATTTATAAAGGCTCTTTTTAAAAGAATATTTTAA
- a CDS encoding SusC/RagA family TonB-linked outer membrane protein — translation MNYQINFPKLFMIRNHAILTMILFFGGVLLSSIYAQEVKVTGTVTSAADNMPLPGVSVIDANNPTRGVQADFDGNFSITLNEGKTSLRFSYIGFKSAVVPVNNQSTINVSLEEDVANLEEVVVVGYGTQKKATVTGAVTAVQGPVLESSPAISVSNSLAGRLPGVVIIQTSGEPGNDQSTISIRGTNTLGNNQPLVVIDGIPDRDGGISRINSNDIANISVLKDASAAIYGARAANGAIIVTTKSGNAGKMEIKYSADFGLTRPTRVPEMASAVEYQTIMNELSIYNSNIPASQWGAANTAFQNTGSYTIPGTSETVNAAFSPETINNHRTNADPWLYPDTDWFGATFQDWAEQQRHNLSVSGGSEDLKYYASLGYSDQGAIYKNSANRYQQYNFRLNTDAKVNDYISTKLMMGYRKEYRNFPTESAGAIFRMLMRGRPNEPAVWPNGLPGPDIENGQQPVVITTNATGYDKQPTDYLQFTGSVDIKNPWVEGLTLTLLAGVDQSQQRRKLWQTPWTLYSLDRANYIATGNPVLSGAIRSNFTDPRLTQASLNVLNTNLTGLLNYDKTIGDDHTINLLAGVTRENFQGEFLSAFRRNYLSSAVDQIGVGGEIGQETDGFGYNRTRLGYYGRAQYNFKEKYLAEFIWRYDGSYIFPGDDRFGFFPGFLVGWNINKEDWFNVESIDYLKLRASYGQMGNDQVFFQGALQEYAYLSIYDFGSYPIDGAVQTTLTEPLLANPSFTWERANNLNVGLDGITLNGKLSFTLEYFLNRRDQILIQKTGSTPGSSGISDLLPPVNAGKVDNEGFEFALNYYGGDADGFKWDVGVNGGYAQNSVVFLDEIPGAPDYQLQEGKPIGSYLVYESDGVFKDEAAINANTLDYSAVKPQLEPGDMKFKDINGDGAINDLDQVRLDNSIVPNFNFGATFNASYKNFDLSVLLQGATGAKLPILTESGDIGNYLKYSFDNRWSPDNPSSVHPRLASRGDTYYSGGSYGNNTYNLYSKDYIRLKNVQIAYNFPKAMIDQFGLSAFRVYMSGLNLATWAAQDIYDPESTSNSGQFYPQQTIINTGFSLTF, via the coding sequence ATGAATTATCAAATTAATTTTCCTAAGTTGTTCATGATTAGAAATCATGCAATCTTAACGATGATTTTATTTTTTGGTGGGGTACTCTTATCGAGTATCTATGCACAAGAAGTAAAAGTAACAGGTACGGTAACATCTGCTGCAGATAACATGCCATTACCAGGGGTTTCAGTCATTGATGCCAATAACCCCACAAGAGGGGTGCAGGCCGATTTTGACGGAAATTTCTCAATTACCTTAAATGAAGGCAAAACCAGTTTACGATTCAGCTACATTGGTTTTAAATCCGCTGTTGTTCCTGTGAACAATCAAAGCACCATAAACGTATCTTTAGAAGAGGATGTTGCTAATCTAGAAGAGGTTGTAGTAGTAGGTTATGGTACTCAAAAGAAAGCGACTGTTACAGGTGCAGTAACAGCAGTACAAGGTCCAGTTCTTGAAAGTTCACCAGCTATTAGTGTATCTAACTCCCTTGCTGGTAGATTACCAGGTGTAGTTATCATTCAAACCAGTGGTGAGCCCGGCAATGACCAATCTACTATTAGTATTCGTGGTACCAACACATTGGGTAACAATCAACCACTAGTTGTAATTGACGGTATTCCTGATAGGGACGGTGGCATTAGCCGTATTAATTCAAATGATATCGCAAATATTTCAGTTTTGAAAGATGCTTCCGCTGCTATTTATGGAGCTAGAGCTGCAAACGGAGCCATTATTGTAACCACAAAAAGTGGCAATGCTGGTAAAATGGAAATTAAATATAGTGCTGATTTTGGTCTTACTAGACCCACAAGAGTTCCTGAAATGGCAAGTGCTGTTGAGTATCAGACAATTATGAACGAGTTGTCCATTTATAACAGTAATATTCCTGCAAGTCAATGGGGCGCTGCAAATACCGCATTTCAAAACACAGGCAGTTATACTATTCCTGGAACCTCAGAAACTGTAAACGCCGCTTTTAGTCCCGAAACAATAAATAACCATAGAACAAATGCGGATCCATGGTTATATCCAGATACGGATTGGTTCGGTGCTACCTTTCAAGATTGGGCAGAACAACAACGGCATAATCTTTCTGTAAGTGGTGGAAGTGAAGATCTTAAGTACTACGCATCACTTGGGTATTCAGATCAAGGTGCTATTTACAAAAATTCAGCCAACCGCTATCAGCAGTATAATTTTAGGTTAAATACCGATGCAAAGGTCAACGACTATATTTCTACTAAATTAATGATGGGATATAGAAAAGAATATAGAAATTTCCCAACAGAGAGTGCTGGTGCTATATTTAGGATGTTAATGAGAGGTAGACCCAACGAGCCAGCTGTTTGGCCAAATGGTTTACCAGGGCCAGATATTGAAAATGGACAACAGCCTGTAGTTATAACTACCAATGCAACGGGTTATGATAAACAACCAACGGATTATTTGCAATTTACAGGTTCCGTTGATATTAAAAACCCATGGGTCGAAGGCTTAACCTTAACCCTGTTGGCTGGTGTTGACCAAAGCCAACAGCGCAGAAAATTATGGCAAACACCTTGGACATTGTATTCATTGGATCGTGCCAATTATATTGCAACCGGAAATCCGGTTTTAAGCGGTGCAATCCGATCTAACTTTACTGACCCAAGGTTAACTCAAGCATCCTTAAACGTTTTAAACACCAACCTAACAGGTTTACTAAATTATGATAAAACAATAGGTGATGATCACACAATTAATTTACTAGCCGGTGTTACCCGTGAAAATTTTCAGGGCGAATTTTTATCAGCCTTTAGAAGAAACTACTTATCATCTGCTGTTGATCAAATAGGTGTAGGTGGTGAAATAGGCCAAGAAACTGATGGTTTTGGATATAATAGAACCCGCTTAGGATATTATGGTCGTGCACAATATAATTTTAAGGAAAAGTATTTAGCCGAGTTTATTTGGAGATATGATGGGTCTTATATTTTTCCAGGTGACGATCGTTTTGGTTTTTTCCCTGGATTCTTGGTTGGATGGAATATCAACAAAGAAGATTGGTTCAATGTTGAATCTATCGATTACCTAAAACTACGTGCCTCTTATGGTCAAATGGGTAATGACCAAGTTTTCTTTCAAGGTGCATTACAGGAATATGCCTATTTGTCCATTTATGATTTTGGTAGTTATCCAATTGATGGTGCAGTACAAACTACTCTTACAGAGCCGTTGTTGGCGAACCCTAGTTTTACATGGGAGCGAGCAAATAACCTCAATGTAGGTCTTGACGGTATTACCCTAAATGGAAAACTGAGCTTTACTTTAGAATACTTTTTAAACAGACGTGATCAAATTTTAATTCAAAAAACAGGTTCCACTCCAGGTTCTTCAGGTATTTCAGATTTATTACCTCCTGTTAATGCTGGTAAAGTAGATAACGAAGGCTTTGAATTTGCACTTAACTACTATGGTGGAGATGCTGATGGTTTTAAATGGGATGTTGGTGTCAATGGTGGTTATGCCCAAAACAGTGTCGTATTTTTAGATGAAATTCCTGGCGCACCGGATTATCAATTGCAAGAAGGCAAACCAATTGGATCATACTTAGTTTATGAATCTGACGGAGTATTCAAAGATGAGGCAGCAATAAATGCGAATACACTTGATTATAGTGCGGTAAAACCACAATTGGAACCCGGAGACATGAAATTTAAGGACATTAATGGTGATGGTGCTATTAATGATTTAGACCAGGTTCGATTGGATAATAGTATTGTGCCAAACTTTAACTTTGGCGCAACCTTTAACGCCTCCTATAAGAATTTTGATTTATCGGTGCTATTACAAGGAGCAACAGGAGCAAAGTTACCTATCTTAACTGAATCGGGCGATATAGGAAATTATCTTAAATATAGCTTTGATAATAGATGGAGTCCAGACAATCCAAGTAGTGTACACCCAAGATTAGCGAGTAGAGGTGACACCTATTACAGCGGTGGTTCATACGGTAACAACACGTATAATTTATATAGTAAAGATTACATTCGGCTTAAAAACGTTCAAATAGCATACAATTTCCCAAAAGCAATGATTGACCAATTTGGATTATCTGCATTTAGGGTATACATGAGTGGTCTTAATTTGGCGACCTGGGCAGCACAAGACATTTATGATCCTGAATCAACAAGTAATAGTGGCCAGTTTTATCCACAACAGACCATTATTAATACAGGTTTTAGTTTAACATTTTAA
- a CDS encoding polyprenyl synthetase family protein, with product MHSITEYREEFIKYLNSKQITKEPRNLYEPITYILGLGGKRLRPVLVLMTAEIFDVDFSKALNAATAIEIFHNFSLVHDDIMDDAPVRRGKTTVHEKWDINTGILSGDAMLIMAYQLFENYEPTVFRDLAKLFSKTALEVCEGQQYDVDFETRDDVMLPEYLKMIECKTAVLVAAALKMGAIVAGASEASQDQMYAFGLNLGIAFQLQDDYLDVFGDPKTFGKQVGGDIIENKKTYLYLKAMNSDSVVITKELEHLYSIQPKESETKVNAVRSIFIKTKADIATQNAIEDYTTKAFNVLLEMDIEQSKKDLLRQFGENLMNRKV from the coding sequence ATGCATTCAATAACTGAATATCGAGAGGAGTTTATTAAGTATTTAAACTCAAAACAAATTACAAAAGAACCAAGAAATCTCTATGAACCAATTACCTATATTCTTGGTTTAGGTGGTAAACGCTTAAGACCTGTTCTTGTTTTAATGACAGCAGAGATCTTTGATGTAGATTTTAGTAAAGCATTAAATGCTGCTACCGCAATAGAAATATTTCATAACTTTTCTTTGGTGCATGATGATATTATGGATGACGCGCCTGTACGTAGAGGTAAAACTACCGTGCATGAAAAATGGGATATAAATACGGGTATTTTATCTGGGGATGCTATGCTAATAATGGCATATCAACTTTTTGAGAATTATGAACCTACTGTATTTCGTGATTTGGCCAAACTTTTTAGTAAAACAGCATTAGAAGTTTGTGAAGGACAACAGTACGATGTGGATTTTGAAACTCGTGATGATGTAATGCTGCCAGAGTATTTAAAAATGATTGAATGTAAAACAGCAGTGTTAGTCGCTGCAGCTTTAAAAATGGGGGCTATTGTTGCAGGAGCCTCCGAAGCTTCGCAAGATCAGATGTATGCATTTGGATTAAACCTAGGCATTGCTTTTCAGTTACAAGACGATTATTTAGATGTTTTCGGTGACCCTAAAACGTTCGGTAAGCAAGTTGGTGGAGATATTATCGAAAATAAAAAAACATATTTGTATTTAAAAGCAATGAATTCTGACTCTGTGGTAATAACTAAAGAGTTGGAACATTTATATTCAATACAGCCCAAAGAATCTGAAACCAAAGTAAACGCAGTTCGTTCTATTTTTATAAAAACAAAAGCAGATATTGCAACGCAAAATGCCATTGAAGACTATACTACAAAAGCCTTTAATGTGCTTTTAGAAATGGATATTGAGCAAAGCAAGAAAGATTTGTTAAGGCAATTTGGTGAAAATTTAATGAACAGAAAGGTTTAA
- a CDS encoding TonB-dependent receptor has product MFKILFFALSIFSVGIISAQNSTTTGTISSNGLPEAYVNIFLKGTEIGTASNEIGQYELKNLSPGKYTLIASTIGFEKYYRTITIKEGQNQTIDIDLKPATESLDEMVVTGTLKPVSRLESPVPVEVYKPTFFKKNPTASIFEALQNVNGVRPQINCNVCNTGDIHINGLEGPYTLVLIDGMPIVSGLGTVYGLSGIPNSLIEQIEIVKGPASTLYGSEAVGGLINIITKNNLTAPKFSGDSFITDWGEYNLDLGTKFNMGKKANVLLGLNYFKYDNPIDNNRDNFTDLTLQDRISVFQKWSFTRKNARIFSLAGRYFYEDRWGGELQWTPEFRGGDDVYGESIYTRRWEVLGKYQLPVEEQLMLSFSYNDHSQNSVYGNVPYLADQRIGFTQITWDKTLGKHSLLAGTALRYNYYDDNTTATADSNGNKPDEVVIPSIFLQDEIAFNKKHSLLMGARYDYDSRHGSIFTPRGAYRFKFTDNDILRLNAGTGFRVVNLFTEEHAALTGSRDVIITEELKPERSFNINVNYLKKIYGDNGTFVTLDASMFYTNFQNVILPDYDTNPNQIIYDNLNGKSISQGVSANMDIVFPNSLKLMIGGTLQDVSNTEDGVTKRQILTESYSANWGLTYSVRPWNLTIDYTGNLYGPMRLPTLGDSDPRRDSSPTWSIQNIQFSYNAIKNLEIYAGVKNLLNWTPNNGNPFIIARANDPFDKEVAFDSNGNAVATPNNPNALTFDPSYVYGPNQGIKSFLGLRYTLN; this is encoded by the coding sequence ATGTTTAAAATATTATTTTTTGCCTTATCTATTTTTAGTGTTGGAATTATAAGTGCTCAAAATTCGACCACTACAGGCACGATTTCATCGAATGGACTACCAGAAGCCTACGTAAATATTTTTTTAAAGGGTACCGAAATAGGTACTGCATCTAATGAGATTGGGCAGTATGAGTTAAAAAACCTTTCACCAGGTAAATACACACTTATTGCGTCTACCATAGGATTCGAAAAATATTATAGAACAATTACGATTAAGGAAGGTCAAAATCAGACTATAGACATAGACCTAAAACCTGCTACAGAATCTTTAGATGAGATGGTAGTTACTGGAACACTGAAACCTGTAAGCAGACTAGAAAGTCCTGTTCCAGTAGAGGTATACAAACCTACCTTTTTCAAGAAAAACCCTACCGCAAGTATTTTTGAAGCGTTACAGAATGTAAACGGTGTTCGCCCGCAAATAAATTGCAATGTATGCAACACAGGTGATATTCATATTAACGGTTTAGAAGGACCCTATACTTTAGTTTTAATTGACGGTATGCCTATTGTTAGTGGTTTGGGAACCGTTTATGGCTTATCTGGTATACCAAATTCTCTTATTGAACAAATTGAAATTGTAAAAGGTCCGGCCTCTACGTTATATGGAAGTGAAGCTGTAGGCGGATTAATAAATATCATCACCAAAAATAACCTTACTGCGCCTAAATTTTCAGGAGATAGTTTTATTACGGATTGGGGCGAGTATAATCTAGACTTAGGCACCAAATTTAATATGGGCAAAAAAGCAAACGTTTTATTAGGACTTAACTACTTTAAATACGACAATCCCATAGATAATAACCGAGATAATTTTACCGACCTTACTTTACAAGACCGTATTTCTGTATTCCAAAAATGGAGTTTTACACGTAAAAACGCTCGTATATTTTCACTTGCTGGTCGCTACTTCTATGAAGACCGATGGGGAGGAGAATTACAATGGACACCAGAATTTAGAGGTGGGGATGACGTTTATGGCGAAAGTATTTACACCCGTAGATGGGAAGTTTTAGGGAAATATCAGCTTCCTGTGGAAGAACAATTAATGCTTTCTTTCTCTTATAATGACCATAGTCAAAATTCGGTTTATGGTAATGTTCCTTACTTAGCTGACCAACGAATTGGTTTTACACAAATAACATGGGATAAAACGTTGGGCAAGCATAGTCTATTAGCGGGCACTGCATTGCGTTACAATTATTACGACGACAACACCACCGCCACAGCAGATAGTAACGGGAACAAACCAGATGAAGTCGTTATCCCTAGTATTTTTTTACAAGATGAAATAGCATTCAATAAAAAGCACTCGCTACTTATGGGCGCTCGTTATGATTATGACAGCAGACATGGTTCTATTTTTACACCAAGAGGCGCGTACCGTTTTAAATTTACTGACAATGATATTCTACGCTTAAATGCAGGTACTGGTTTTAGAGTAGTTAATTTATTTACAGAAGAACATGCTGCATTAACAGGCTCACGAGATGTGATAATTACCGAGGAATTGAAACCAGAACGTTCTTTCAATATTAACGTAAACTACCTTAAAAAAATATATGGCGACAATGGTACTTTTGTAACCTTAGATGCCTCTATGTTTTACACCAATTTTCAAAATGTGATACTACCGGATTACGATACAAATCCGAATCAAATTATTTATGACAATTTAAACGGAAAATCTATTTCGCAAGGTGTAAGTGCCAATATGGATATTGTTTTTCCTAATAGTCTTAAACTAATGATAGGTGGCACTTTACAAGATGTCAGCAATACGGAAGACGGCGTAACAAAACGACAAATACTTACAGAAAGTTATTCCGCCAATTGGGGATTAACATATTCCGTTAGACCTTGGAATCTAACTATAGATTACACTGGAAATCTTTATGGGCCAATGCGACTACCTACACTAGGGGATAGTGACCCAAGAAGAGATTCTTCTCCAACTTGGAGCATTCAAAATATTCAGTTTTCTTATAATGCCATAAAGAATCTTGAAATATATGCGGGTGTCAAAAACCTATTAAACTGGACACCCAACAATGGAAATCCTTTTATTATAGCCCGCGCAAATGACCCTTTTGACAAAGAAGTAGCTTTTGACAGCAACGGCAATGCAGTTGCAACACCAAACAACCCCAACGCACTTACTTTCGACCCATCTTATGTATATGGACCTAACCAAGGCATTAAGTCATTTTTAGGCTTACGGTACACCTTAAATTAA
- a CDS encoding GntR family transcriptional regulator — protein MPVVKKVLSLKQYNSLSKHEQLVQGVIESIEEGKLTIGDQLPSINNMVDEIGYARKTIFKAYEELKNRGLIESRQLKGYFIISQETNITKRMALLLFAFQSYQEEFYKTFRKEMGKRFQIDVFFHHNNLTIFETILTNINGKYGMYIIAPIQDPSVVPMLQSIEPKKLLLVDRYLDLGKPFSYIAQEFENVIYNSLVKLLPEIRKYNKIILFFNEESDYSPISIKHAYERFLKEYAINGTVKKNYSLGAADKGNLYFILGDTILWQVLRDCVRKKYKIGEDIGILSQNDNVAKEIVFGGITTISTDFIEMAKMAAEHLKKEKTTQVIMPSRLIKRNSL, from the coding sequence ATGCCTGTCGTTAAAAAAGTATTAAGCTTAAAACAGTACAATAGCCTTTCAAAGCACGAACAATTGGTGCAAGGGGTTATTGAATCAATAGAAGAGGGTAAATTGACTATTGGTGACCAATTACCTTCCATTAATAATATGGTTGACGAAATTGGTTATGCTAGAAAAACCATTTTTAAAGCATATGAAGAACTTAAGAATAGAGGCTTAATTGAATCAAGACAGTTAAAAGGTTATTTCATAATTAGTCAAGAAACTAATATTACAAAAAGAATGGCCTTGCTTTTATTTGCATTTCAAAGCTATCAAGAAGAATTTTATAAGACATTTAGGAAAGAAATGGGAAAGCGATTTCAAATAGATGTGTTTTTTCACCATAATAACTTAACCATTTTTGAGACTATTCTTACCAATATAAACGGTAAGTATGGAATGTATATAATAGCACCCATTCAAGACCCAAGTGTTGTACCGATGCTTCAAAGTATTGAGCCTAAAAAATTATTATTGGTTGATAGGTATTTAGATTTAGGAAAGCCATTTTCTTATATCGCTCAAGAATTTGAGAATGTAATTTATAATTCCTTGGTAAAGCTGCTTCCTGAAATTAGAAAATACAATAAAATTATTTTATTCTTTAATGAAGAAAGTGACTATTCTCCAATTTCCATAAAACATGCGTACGAAAGATTTTTAAAGGAGTATGCAATTAATGGCACAGTTAAAAAAAATTATTCACTTGGTGCTGCCGATAAGGGAAATCTCTATTTTATATTAGGGGATACCATTTTATGGCAGGTTCTTAGAGATTGTGTTCGGAAAAAGTACAAAATTGGAGAGGATATTGGGATTCTTTCGCAGAATGATAATGTAGCAAAAGAGATTGTATTTGGGGGCATTACAACTATTTCAACAGATTTTATCGAAATGGCCAAAATGGCAGCTGAACATTTAAAGAAGGAGAAAACAACGCAAGTTATTATGCCATCAAGGTTGATTAAACGTAATTCTCTATAA